One window of Elaeis guineensis isolate ETL-2024a chromosome 11, EG11, whole genome shotgun sequence genomic DNA carries:
- the LOC105054391 gene encoding auxin transporter-like protein 2, with the protein MEPASNGNEDKVVETVMVGRYIEMEQEGEFKTIKSRLSSLLWHGGSAYDAWFSCASNQVAQVLLTLPYSFSQLGMMSGILFQLFYGLMGSWTAYLISILYVEYRTRKEREKVDFRNHVIQWFEVLDGLLGKHWRNLGLAFNCTFLLFGSVIQLIACASNIYYINDKLDKRTWTYIFGACCATTVFIPSFHNYRIWSFLGLLMTTYTAWYLTIASLLHGQVEGVKHSGPTKLVLYFTGATNILYTFGGHAVTVEIMHAMWKPQKFKAIYLLATLYVLTLTLPSAASVYWAFGDLLLDHSNAFALLPRTGWRDAAVVLMLVHQFITFGFACTPLYFVWEKLVGLHDCRSLCKRAAARLPVVVPIWFLAIIFPFFGPINSTVGSLLVSFTVYVIPSLAHMLTFRSAAARENAVEAPPRFVGRWIGTYTINAFVVGWVLVVGFGFGGWASMTNFIHQIDTFGLFTKCYQCPQLPPPPPYGLPFPTSTPAPSATPFPTVAHNRTIPTISNFSPSPSPS; encoded by the exons ATGGAGCCGGCCTCCAACGGGAACGAGGACAAGGTGGTGGAGACGGTGATGGTAGGGAGGTACATAGAGATGGAGCAGGAGGGGGAGTTCAAGACCATCAAGTCAAGGCTCTCCAGCCTCCTCTGGCATGGCGGCTCCGCCTATGACGCTTGGTTCAGTTGCGCTTCCAACCAG GTGGCCCAGGTTCTACTTACACTGCCATACTCTTTCTCACAGCTGGGAATGATGAGTGGTATCCTGTTCCAGCTGTTTTATGGTCTCATGGGTAGCTGGACGGCTTACCTCATCAGTATTCTCTATGTGGAGTATAGGACTCGGAAGGAGAGGGAAAAGGTGGACTTCAGGAACCATGTCATCCAG tGGTTCGAGGTGCTTGATGGGTTACTAGGGAAGCACTGGAGGAATCTGGGATTGGCCTTCAACTGCACATTTCTTCTCTTTGGATCTGTCATCCAGCTTATTGCTTGTGCTAG TAACATATACTACATCAATGACAAGCTGGACAAGAGGACATGGACCTATATATTTGGGGCTTGCTGTGCCACCACAGTATTCATCCCATCCTTCCACAACTACCGGATATGGTCCTTCTTGGGCCTCCTAATGACAACCTACACTGCTTGGTATCTCACTATTGCTTCCCTTCTTCATGGCCAG GTGGAGGGAGTGAAGCATTCGGGGCCAACGAAGCTGGTTCTCTACTTTACAGGCGCCACAAACATTCTCTACACATTCGGTGGTCACGCTGTTACAGT GGAGATCATGCATGCGATGTGGAAGCCTCAAAAGTTCAAGGCGATCTATTTGCTAGCGACGTTGTACGTGCTGACGCTGACTTTGCCGTCGGCGGCGAGCGTCTACTGGGCGTTCGGCGACCTACTGCTCGACCACTCTAACGCTTTCGCTTTGCTGCCGCGGACGGGGTGGCGAGACGCGGCGGTGGTGCTGATGCTGGTGCACCAGTTCATCACGTTCGGGTTCGCTTGCACGCCGCTCTACTTCGTGTGGGAGAAGCTGGTGGGGCTCCACGACTGCCGGAGTTTGTGCAAGCGGGCGGCGGCGCGGCTCCCCGTGGTGGTGCCCATCTGGTTCCTGGCCATCATCTTCCCCTTCTTCGGGCCCATCAACTCCACCGTCGGCTCCCTCCTTGTCAGCTTCACCGTCTACGTCATTCCCTCCCTCGCCCACATGCTCACCTTCCGCTCCGCCGCCGCCCGCGAG AACGCAGTGGAGGCCCCGCCGAGGTTTGTGGGGAGGTGGATTGGCACGTACACGATCAACGCATTCGTGGTGGGTTGGGTGCTGGTGGTGGGATTCGGGTTCGGGGGTTGGGCTAGCATGACCAACTTCATCCACCAGATCGACACATTTGGCCTCTTCACCAAATGCTACCAATGCCCCCAACTCCCACCACCGCCACCATATGGCCTTCCATTTCCTACCAGCACTCCAGCTCCTTCCGCTACTCCATTCCCCACTGTTGCTCATAACCGCACCATTCCAACCATATCTAacttttctccctctccctcgcCTTCTTAA